One segment of Marinobacter sediminum DNA contains the following:
- the mobB gene encoding molybdopterin-guanine dinucleotide biosynthesis protein B, which yields MNVIGIVGWKNSGKTTLASALIRELSRRGLTVNSIKHAHHMVDVDQPGTDSYKHRDAGAREVILAGGQRFAIMHELRGADEPTLDELLARLGPCDWVVVEGFKTHSHPKIEVHRRESSRTPLYPEDASIIAVAADYDAEFSGPVFDVNNVPAIADFILNREKPETVQPGTKDP from the coding sequence GTGAATGTTATAGGCATCGTGGGCTGGAAAAATTCTGGAAAAACAACTCTGGCCAGCGCATTGATTCGCGAGCTATCCCGCAGAGGGTTAACGGTCAACTCGATCAAGCATGCCCACCACATGGTGGATGTGGACCAGCCCGGCACTGACAGCTACAAACACCGTGATGCCGGTGCCCGTGAGGTCATCCTGGCAGGTGGTCAGCGCTTCGCCATCATGCACGAGCTTCGGGGAGCCGACGAGCCGACGCTGGATGAATTGCTGGCTCGATTGGGCCCCTGCGATTGGGTCGTGGTGGAGGGCTTTAAAACCCACTCCCACCCCAAGATCGAAGTGCACAGGCGGGAAAGTTCGCGAACGCCCCTGTACCCGGAAGACGCCAGCATTATCGCGGTAGCGGCGGACTACGATGCGGAGTTCTCGGGCCCCGTTTTCGACGTAAACAATGTACCCGCCATCGCTGACTTTATTCTGAACCGTGAGAAACCAGAAACGGTACAACCAGGAACGAAAGATCCATGA
- the mobA gene encoding molybdenum cofactor guanylyltransferase MobA, with protein MTECAVILAGGQANRMGGGDKGRLMLGDQSLIQRVIERITPQVDAVVLNANGDLSRFDDLGLPMVADSIGDFPGPLAGVLAGMDWAAEQGYEWLISVAADTPSFPLDLAARLAEYDTPVVLAATPDPERGRLPQPTFGRWQVALRHDLRAALNDGVRKIRQWTQAQGETLVVFDEGDFFNINTPEDLAWAEKHLK; from the coding sequence ATGACTGAGTGCGCAGTCATTCTGGCCGGCGGCCAGGCAAACCGGATGGGCGGCGGTGACAAAGGGCGATTAATGCTGGGCGACCAGTCACTAATCCAGCGTGTCATTGAGCGGATCACGCCGCAGGTCGACGCCGTGGTGTTGAATGCCAATGGGGATCTGAGCCGGTTTGATGATTTGGGGCTGCCCATGGTGGCCGACTCTATCGGCGATTTCCCCGGCCCGCTGGCTGGTGTGCTCGCGGGCATGGATTGGGCGGCCGAACAGGGGTATGAATGGCTGATCAGTGTCGCCGCCGATACCCCGTCGTTCCCTCTTGACCTGGCAGCACGACTGGCCGAATACGATACACCGGTGGTGTTGGCGGCCACGCCGGATCCAGAACGCGGCCGACTGCCCCAGCCAACCTTTGGCCGTTGGCAGGTCGCGTTGCGGCATGATCTGAGAGCCGCCCTGAACGACGGAGTACGCAAGATCCGCCAGTGGACACAAGCCCAGGGTGAAACGCTGGTGGTTTTTGATGAGGGCGATTTTTTCAACATTAATACGCCGGAAGATCTGGCCTGGGCGGAGAAGCACCTTAAGTGA
- a CDS encoding formate dehydrogenase accessory sulfurtransferase FdhD, whose protein sequence is MTINPLLPDPNDPRLSRTVEGVDENGQAKSISVIEERPLTIYLNSQEIVTAMTIGDHPEYLALGFLLNQGMLKETDQVTKIDFDEELEVAVVRTAAVTDVEDKLEKKTRTSGCAVGTVFGDMMAGLEGLSLPDTPVHTSTFYDLSYQINHTPSLYMETGAIHGTALCQGREVLAYMEDVGRHNAVDKIAGWMHLNDIPAANKVLYTTGRLTSEMVIKTALMGIPTLISRSGFTAWGVDIARQVGLTLIGRMRGKKFTCLSGQHRLVFDQDLSQVPDEDKKQRRKGAEHD, encoded by the coding sequence ATGACGATCAACCCCCTACTCCCCGATCCCAACGACCCTCGACTGTCCCGCACGGTTGAGGGCGTTGACGAAAACGGTCAAGCGAAGTCAATCAGCGTGATTGAAGAGCGCCCTCTGACCATCTACCTGAACAGCCAGGAGATCGTCACGGCCATGACCATTGGCGATCATCCGGAGTATCTGGCCCTCGGCTTTCTTTTGAATCAGGGCATGCTGAAAGAGACCGATCAGGTCACCAAGATTGATTTCGACGAAGAGCTGGAAGTCGCTGTGGTCCGCACCGCAGCTGTGACGGATGTAGAGGACAAGCTGGAAAAGAAAACCCGCACCTCCGGCTGCGCGGTGGGCACAGTGTTCGGTGACATGATGGCGGGGCTTGAAGGGCTGTCATTGCCGGATACACCGGTGCACACCAGCACCTTTTACGACCTCTCCTACCAGATTAACCACACTCCCAGTCTGTATATGGAAACCGGTGCCATTCATGGCACTGCCCTGTGTCAGGGCCGCGAAGTCCTTGCCTATATGGAGGATGTCGGGCGTCATAATGCAGTCGACAAGATCGCAGGCTGGATGCACTTGAATGACATTCCGGCAGCCAATAAAGTCCTCTACACCACTGGCCGCCTGACCTCTGAAATGGTGATCAAGACGGCCCTGATGGGGATCCCGACCCTGATCAGCCGATCCGGATTTACCGCCTGGGGTGTCGATATTGCCCGGCAGGTCGGGTTGACCCTGATCGGACGGATGCGAGGCAAGAAGTTCACCTGCCTCAGTGGCCAGCACCGCCTGGTGTTCGACCAGGACTTGTCTCAGGTTCCTGATGAAGACAAGAAACAGCGTCGAAAAGGAGCTGAGCATGACTGA
- a CDS encoding substrate-binding domain-containing protein, which yields MSTAFNAYAEGYITLASTTSTENSGLFSSILPQFEDATGIEVRVVAVGTGQAFEIARRGDADSLLVHDTAGEQRFVENGYASERADVMYNDFVLIGPADDPANISEAQSAAEAFAAIANAEAPFASRGDDSGTNRAELRLWKNAGVEPDGEWYRELGSGMGPTLNTAAAMDAYVMSDRATWVAFGNRQNLTLLFEGDKVLFNQYGSLLLSEEKYPHLKHDLAKQWHNWLISEGGQQAIADFKVDGQQLFFPDAK from the coding sequence ATGAGCACGGCATTCAACGCTTATGCCGAGGGCTACATCACCCTGGCCTCCACAACCTCGACCGAGAATTCAGGGCTGTTCAGCTCCATTTTGCCGCAGTTCGAAGACGCCACCGGCATCGAAGTGCGAGTGGTGGCCGTGGGCACCGGACAGGCGTTTGAAATCGCCCGCCGCGGCGACGCCGACAGCCTCCTGGTGCACGACACCGCCGGCGAGCAACGCTTTGTCGAAAACGGCTACGCCAGCGAACGAGCCGATGTCATGTATAACGACTTTGTGTTGATTGGCCCTGCAGATGATCCGGCCAATATCAGTGAAGCGCAGAGTGCCGCCGAAGCATTCGCGGCTATCGCCAATGCCGAGGCGCCCTTCGCGTCACGAGGCGATGACAGCGGCACCAATCGCGCCGAGTTGCGCCTCTGGAAAAACGCCGGCGTCGAACCAGACGGCGAATGGTACCGAGAACTGGGCAGCGGCATGGGGCCAACGCTCAACACCGCCGCTGCTATGGATGCGTACGTGATGTCGGATCGCGCTACCTGGGTGGCATTTGGAAACCGCCAGAACCTCACGCTGCTTTTTGAAGGCGACAAAGTACTGTTCAACCAATACGGTAGCTTGCTGCTTTCCGAGGAGAAGTATCCACACCTCAAGCACGATCTGGCCAAGCAGTGGCACAACTGGCTGATTTCCGAAGGTGGCCAACAAGCGATTGCCGACTTCAAGGTGGACGGACAACAGCTGTTCTTCCCCGACGCGAAGTAG
- a CDS encoding ATP-binding cassette domain-containing protein, translated as MSSFNIPLLASSALCPPPVLCFDSVAFSHEEKVLLGPCSFTLEGTGPTLVMGPNGAGKSLLLRLAHGLLSPTQGQVAWSSEGRPRQAMVFQQPVLLRRSAVANLIHALAVNNVPRKARAKLAFDALERFGLAACTHTPARVLSGGEQQRLALARAWVLSPQVLFLDEPTSALDPAAIKAVEAAVREFHQRGTRIVMTTHDLHQARRLAGDVLFLSGGKVREHTPAEAFFNVPVSREAQAYIAGELVE; from the coding sequence ATGAGCTCGTTTAACATTCCGCTCCTCGCCTCCTCCGCCCTTTGCCCTCCGCCGGTGCTGTGCTTTGATAGCGTCGCCTTCAGCCACGAGGAAAAGGTACTGCTGGGACCCTGCTCATTCACCCTGGAGGGCACCGGACCCACCCTGGTGATGGGGCCTAACGGGGCAGGCAAAAGTCTTTTGCTGCGACTGGCTCACGGTTTGCTTTCACCCACTCAGGGACAGGTGGCCTGGTCAAGTGAGGGGCGCCCCCGCCAGGCGATGGTGTTCCAGCAACCGGTGCTTTTGCGCCGCTCGGCCGTGGCCAATCTCATTCACGCGTTGGCGGTGAATAACGTGCCGCGCAAGGCACGTGCGAAGCTCGCTTTTGATGCGCTTGAGCGTTTTGGCCTCGCCGCCTGCACCCATACGCCCGCGCGCGTGCTCTCCGGCGGCGAACAACAGCGCCTGGCACTGGCGCGGGCCTGGGTGCTTTCTCCTCAGGTGCTGTTTCTGGATGAACCCACCTCCGCGCTCGACCCGGCGGCAATTAAAGCCGTAGAGGCCGCCGTGCGCGAGTTTCATCAGCGGGGAACGCGCATCGTGATGACCACTCACGACCTGCATCAAGCCAGGCGCCTTGCCGGGGATGTACTGTTTCTCTCTGGCGGGAAAGTGCGCGAACACACCCCCGCTGAAGCCTTTTTTAACGTGCCCGTCTCGCGAGAGGCGCAAGCGTATATTGCCGGAGAACTGGTCGAGTAG
- a CDS encoding ABC transporter permease — MENNAFYVAISLLLNLDASLFQIVALSLQVSLLAVLVAAVLGFPLGAAVALWRFPGRGGVIVVLNALMGLPPVVAGLTVYLLLSRSGPLGEWGFLFTPGAMVFAQVVLVLPILAALSRQKVEELLGEYREQFISLGMSRSRMVPTLLWDARFALLTILLAGFGRASAEVGAVMMVGGNIEGVTRVMTTSIVLETGKGNLPLALGLGIVLLTLVMLINAGVYWVGELTRRRTG; from the coding sequence GTGGAAAATAATGCGTTTTATGTGGCGATATCGCTACTGTTAAACCTCGACGCTTCGCTCTTTCAGATCGTGGCGCTTTCGCTGCAGGTTTCGCTTCTCGCGGTACTGGTCGCGGCTGTGCTGGGATTTCCCCTTGGTGCGGCAGTAGCGCTATGGCGCTTCCCCGGGCGCGGCGGGGTGATTGTCGTGCTCAATGCCCTGATGGGGCTGCCTCCGGTCGTGGCCGGGCTCACCGTGTATTTGCTGCTCTCGCGCTCCGGGCCACTGGGTGAGTGGGGCTTTCTGTTTACACCGGGTGCCATGGTGTTTGCGCAGGTGGTACTGGTGTTGCCAATTCTGGCCGCGCTCTCGCGCCAAAAGGTAGAAGAGCTTTTGGGAGAATACCGCGAGCAGTTTATTTCGCTGGGGATGTCACGCTCTCGCATGGTGCCCACCCTCCTGTGGGATGCCCGCTTCGCACTATTGACCATTCTGCTTGCCGGGTTTGGCCGCGCCAGTGCCGAGGTGGGCGCGGTGATGATGGTGGGCGGCAATATTGAGGGTGTCACACGGGTAATGACGACCTCCATTGTGCTGGAAACCGGCAAGGGCAACCTTCCCCTGGCGCTGGGGCTGGGAATTGTGCTGCTGACGCTGGTCATGCTGATCAACGCAGGCGTCTATTGGGTAGGTGAACTGACCAGAAGGCGAACAGGATGA
- a CDS encoding helix-turn-helix transcriptional regulator, which yields MPLPAYLTTAEAAEYLRLKERKVYDLVSQGVIPCVRVTGKLLFPRQRIDLWLMNHLEGDDAVSSPIPPVLAGSQDPLLEWAMKESSAELALLCQGSGDGVQRLIDGRAMLAGMHIWHAETQRYNDPATLGLSGMRDLVLIRWAKRQQGLLLASDNPHQLARLEDIARPGIRIAHRQPDAGVSHLLQSLLARHRIDARQLTWAAHPSLSEDDLALAIRQGEADIGVGIEAAARRQGLAFIPLQEEHFDLAMRRRHYFEPALQHLLAFAGSERFVQRAEALGGYDISELGQVVYNA from the coding sequence ATGCCCCTTCCCGCTTACCTCACCACGGCTGAAGCTGCCGAGTATCTGCGCCTGAAAGAGCGCAAAGTCTACGATCTGGTCAGTCAAGGCGTTATTCCCTGTGTGCGGGTGACAGGAAAGCTTTTGTTTCCGCGTCAGCGTATTGATCTTTGGTTGATGAACCATCTGGAAGGTGACGACGCCGTCAGCTCTCCGATTCCGCCGGTCCTGGCGGGCAGCCAGGACCCGCTGCTGGAGTGGGCCATGAAGGAGAGCAGCGCGGAGCTGGCTTTGCTGTGTCAGGGAAGCGGCGACGGCGTGCAACGATTAATTGATGGGCGCGCGATGCTCGCCGGGATGCATATCTGGCATGCTGAAACCCAGCGTTACAATGACCCTGCCACCTTAGGGCTGAGCGGGATGCGAGATCTGGTGCTGATTCGGTGGGCAAAACGCCAGCAGGGGCTTCTTTTAGCCTCCGATAACCCTCATCAACTTGCGCGACTTGAGGATATTGCCCGCCCCGGCATACGTATCGCGCATCGCCAGCCCGATGCTGGCGTCAGCCATTTGCTGCAGAGCTTGCTCGCTCGCCACCGTATCGATGCCAGGCAGCTTACATGGGCCGCTCATCCGTCGCTCAGCGAGGATGATCTCGCTTTGGCTATTCGCCAGGGCGAAGCGGATATCGGCGTGGGAATCGAAGCTGCGGCGCGGCGCCAGGGGTTGGCTTTTATTCCTCTGCAGGAGGAACATTTCGACTTGGCCATGCGCAGGCGTCACTACTTTGAGCCCGCCCTGCAGCATCTGCTGGCGTTTGCCGGTAGCGAGCGCTTCGTTCAGCGCGCAGAGGCGCTGGGCGGTTACGACATCAGTGAACTGGGGCAAGTCGTGTATAACGCTTGA